One Spiroplasma endosymbiont of Cantharis nigra DNA segment encodes these proteins:
- the ruvX gene encoding Holliday junction resolvase RuvX yields MAKYIGLDIGSKTIGIATSEGYFSNPKETIRFQEYNFLEAVTKLSIFLNKEGFEEIVIGYPKNMNGSSGERVEMVEQFIEIFLEQKIVNEEQIKRVDERLTTRLAKQIMISADFSRKKQKENKDQLAAKLILETYLNSIK; encoded by the coding sequence ATGGCTAAATATATCGGATTAGATATTGGGAGTAAAACAATTGGTATTGCAACAAGTGAAGGCTATTTCTCAAATCCAAAAGAAACAATTAGATTTCAAGAGTATAACTTTTTAGAGGCAGTTACTAAATTAAGTATTTTTTTAAATAAGGAAGGTTTTGAAGAAATAGTTATAGGTTATCCTAAAAATATGAATGGCTCTTCTGGTGAAAGAGTTGAAATGGTGGAACAATTTATTGAAATTTTTTTAGAACAAAAAATTGTGAATGAAGAACAAATTAAAAGAGTCGATGAGAGATTAACTACAAGACTGGCAAAACAAATAATGATCTCAGCTGATTTTAGTAGAAAAAAACAAAAAGAAAATAAAGACCAATTAGCAGCTAAATTAATTTTAGAAACCTATTTGAACTCAATTAAGTAG
- the hpt gene encoding hypoxanthine phosphoribosyltransferase yields the protein MKTHPLVKKILFNQEEIDKRTSELATEIESYYRKQNVKDNTVIIVGLLKGCVPFMANFIKHFNHECQTEYMVVSSYMGGTKTSGEPKINLDLNLSIKDKHVLIIEDIIDSGITLNYIKKYISFKGAKEVKIVTLLDKKEGRVVPIKSDWVGFEIANEFVIGYGLDYDERLRNLPYIAVCDVEKINNWKWK from the coding sequence ATGAAAACACATCCTTTAGTCAAAAAGATTTTATTTAATCAAGAAGAGATTGACAAAAGAACTAGTGAATTGGCAACAGAAATTGAAAGTTATTATAGAAAACAAAATGTAAAGGATAATACAGTTATAATTGTAGGACTATTAAAAGGTTGTGTTCCTTTTATGGCAAATTTTATTAAGCATTTTAATCATGAGTGTCAAACAGAGTATATGGTTGTTTCATCATATATGGGTGGAACAAAAACTAGTGGAGAACCAAAGATTAATTTAGATTTAAATTTATCAATTAAAGATAAGCATGTTTTAATAATTGAAGACATAATTGATTCAGGAATAACACTAAATTATATTAAAAAGTATATTTCTTTTAAAGGTGCTAAGGAAGTCAAAATAGTGACTCTTTTAGATAAAAAAGAAGGTAGAGTTGTTCCAATTAAATCAGATTGAGTTGGTTTTGAAATTGCAAATGAATTTGTAATTGGTTATGGTTTAGATTATGATGAAAGATTGAGAAATCTTCCTTACATTGCAGTTTGTGATGTTGAAAAAATAAATAATTGAAAATGAAAATAA